The Amycolatopsis sp. 195334CR genome window below encodes:
- a CDS encoding RNA polymerase sigma factor, giving the protein MEQERFAQLYSELYARVSAYALHRAPPDLAAEAVDEAFLIAWRKRDRLPAGRELPWLLVTTGNVLANHRRRRAHQDALGVELARLAAGEVAGGAEQVVLERVTVLAALAELSEREREALMLTEWDGLSGRDAARVAGCSVTAFAVRLHRARRRFADGLARWDTVAAAVQDGATVMAAGKEAR; this is encoded by the coding sequence ATGGAGCAGGAGCGGTTCGCGCAGCTCTACAGCGAGTTGTATGCGCGGGTCTCGGCGTATGCGCTGCATCGTGCGCCGCCGGATCTGGCGGCCGAGGCGGTGGACGAGGCGTTCCTGATCGCGTGGCGCAAGCGGGATCGGTTACCGGCCGGGCGGGAGCTGCCGTGGTTGCTGGTGACCACGGGCAATGTGCTGGCCAATCACCGTCGGCGTCGTGCGCACCAGGACGCGCTGGGTGTGGAGCTGGCCCGGCTGGCCGCGGGCGAGGTCGCCGGGGGAGCCGAGCAGGTGGTGCTGGAGCGGGTCACGGTGCTCGCGGCGCTGGCCGAGCTGAGTGAGCGGGAGCGGGAGGCGCTGATGCTCACCGAATGGGATGGGCTCAGCGGGCGGGACGCGGCGCGGGTGGCGGGCTGTTCGGTCACGGCGTTCGCGGTGCGGCTGCATCGGGCGCGCCGCCGGTTCGCCGACGGCTTGGCCCGGTGGGACACGGTGGCCGCTGCGGTGCAGGACGGTGCCACGGTGATGGCTGCGGGAAAGGAAGCGCGATGA
- the fxsT gene encoding FxSxx-COOH system tetratricopeptide repeat protein, which produces MTELVEVSADEAPVLDVVFVHGLDGDARTSWSTKREGSFWPEWLGRDVEGLAVWSLGYEAASSRWLGHAMPIQDRAINLLALLESHGIGQRPLCFVTHSMGGLVVKEMLLHAADGRADYTEFATATRGVVFLATPHTGSDIVTKAVVKALSVVYRKTAAVDGLERNSAHLRQLNTKYRNWAVEPATDIRHKIFYETQVTKGVQVVDAGSADPGIPGQTPVPVDADHIGICKPAAPSDLVYGQIKHFITRIVTALQTNPGGANQQETPQDVGAGGVRAVSGVPVMESLKAVHGVGRIPEQPDVFVGRVQELARLEAAVAGSGGRAVVVAVQGLGGVGKSTLAARFAALHAGWFSPVWWVTADSAAALEAGLGELAGALAPEAVVLPSEQRVELAVRWLATHQGWLLVLDNVTSPRDVAGLLGRVRTGTIVITSRQRSGWRAVETVPLDVLTDDEAVRLLARIVWSEWPEADMAGADRLCEELGWLPLAVEQAGAYLAQTRTSPAGYLELLARFPARMFTATAEGGDAQRTMARVWHVTLDHLAATPAAGQVLRQLAWYAPDGIPRALLAGAVVEPELSEALGRLAAYSMITLTGDTVAVHRLVQAVTRTPDLTDPHRQPADIATARDTTTTTLATTLANLDPHTPADWPTYRMALPHARVLLENTTPDTDTDQASRVLNELGAYLKGQGDVSTAIDYYSRACDSHQRLHGPDHPATLLSRNNLASAYESAGDLDRAIPLYQATLAERERVLGPDHLHTLLSRNNLASAYESAGDLDRAIPLYQATLAERERVLGPDHPDTLLSRNNLASAYQSAGDLDRAIPLHQATLAERERVLGPDHPHTLSSRNNLAGAYQSAGDLDRAIPLHEATLADSQRVLGPDHPHTLSSRNNLAYGYQSAGDLDRAIPLYEATLADSQRVLGPDHPDTLLSRNNLAYGYQSAGDLDRAIPLYEATLADSERVLGPDHPTTQIIRSNLDGARTT; this is translated from the coding sequence GTGACCGAACTCGTCGAGGTGAGTGCGGACGAGGCCCCGGTGTTGGACGTCGTGTTCGTGCACGGCCTCGACGGCGATGCCCGCACAAGCTGGTCAACGAAGCGGGAAGGTTCGTTCTGGCCGGAGTGGCTCGGGCGGGACGTTGAGGGATTGGCTGTCTGGTCGCTGGGGTATGAGGCGGCGTCGAGTCGGTGGTTGGGTCATGCGATGCCGATTCAGGATCGGGCGATCAACCTGCTGGCCTTGCTGGAGAGTCACGGGATCGGGCAGCGCCCGCTGTGTTTTGTCACCCACAGCATGGGTGGGCTGGTGGTGAAGGAGATGCTGCTGCACGCGGCTGATGGCCGGGCCGACTACACGGAGTTCGCCACCGCCACTCGAGGCGTGGTGTTCCTGGCTACCCCGCACACCGGCTCCGACATCGTCACCAAAGCTGTCGTTAAGGCGCTGAGCGTCGTGTATCGCAAGACCGCGGCGGTCGACGGCCTGGAGCGTAATAGCGCGCATCTCCGTCAGCTCAATACTAAATACCGTAATTGGGCCGTGGAGCCGGCAACGGATATCAGGCACAAGATCTTCTACGAGACCCAGGTGACCAAGGGTGTGCAGGTGGTCGACGCGGGCTCGGCCGATCCCGGCATCCCGGGTCAGACACCGGTTCCGGTCGATGCGGACCACATCGGCATCTGCAAACCCGCTGCTCCCAGCGACCTGGTCTACGGCCAGATCAAGCATTTCATCACCAGGATCGTCACCGCGCTGCAGACCAACCCGGGAGGCGCTAACCAGCAGGAGACCCCTCAGGACGTTGGCGCTGGGGGCGTTCGTGCTGTGTCGGGGGTGCCGGTGATGGAGTCGCTCAAGGCTGTGCACGGGGTGGGTCGTATCCCGGAGCAGCCGGATGTGTTCGTGGGCAGGGTGCAGGAGTTGGCTCGGTTGGAGGCCGCGGTGGCCGGGTCGGGTGGTCGTGCGGTGGTGGTGGCGGTGCAGGGTTTGGGCGGGGTCGGCAAGAGCACCCTGGCCGCCCGGTTCGCCGCGCTGCACGCCGGCTGGTTTTCCCCGGTGTGGTGGGTGACAGCTGATTCAGCGGCGGCGTTAGAGGCGGGTTTGGGTGAGTTGGCCGGCGCGCTGGCGCCGGAGGCGGTGGTGCTGCCGTCGGAGCAGCGTGTGGAGCTGGCTGTGCGGTGGCTGGCGACCCACCAGGGCTGGTTGCTGGTGCTGGACAACGTGACCAGTCCGCGGGATGTGGCGGGCCTGCTGGGGCGGGTGCGGACCGGCACGATAGTGATCACCAGCCGTCAGCGCTCGGGATGGCGGGCGGTGGAGACGGTGCCGCTGGACGTGCTCACCGACGACGAGGCCGTGCGGTTGCTGGCCCGGATCGTGTGGTCAGAATGGCCCGAGGCGGACATGGCCGGCGCGGACCGGTTGTGCGAAGAGCTGGGCTGGCTGCCGCTCGCGGTCGAGCAGGCCGGGGCCTACCTCGCGCAGACCCGGACCAGCCCCGCCGGCTATCTCGAGTTGCTGGCACGGTTTCCGGCGCGGATGTTCACCGCGACGGCGGAGGGTGGTGACGCGCAGCGGACGATGGCGCGGGTCTGGCACGTCACCCTCGACCACCTTGCCGCAACCCCGGCCGCGGGACAGGTTCTGCGGCAACTGGCCTGGTATGCCCCGGACGGAATCCCCCGGGCTCTGCTGGCCGGCGCGGTGGTGGAACCGGAATTGTCCGAGGCGCTGGGCCGCCTGGCCGCCTACAGCATGATCACCCTCACCGGCGACACCGTCGCCGTGCATCGCCTGGTACAGGCGGTCACCCGCACACCCGACCTCACCGACCCTCACCGCCAACCCGCCGATATCGCCACCGCCCGCGACACCACCACGACCACGCTGGCGACCACCCTCGCCAACCTGGATCCACACACCCCCGCGGACTGGCCCACCTACCGGATGGCCCTGCCCCACGCGCGGGTTCTGCTGGAAAACACCACACCCGACACCGACACCGACCAGGCCAGCCGCGTGCTCAACGAACTGGGCGCCTACCTCAAAGGACAGGGCGACGTCAGCACCGCCATCGACTACTACAGCCGAGCCTGCGACAGCCACCAACGCCTCCATGGCCCCGACCACCCCGCCACACTGCTCTCGCGCAACAACCTGGCGAGCGCCTACGAGTCGGCGGGCGACCTGGACCGGGCGATCCCGCTATACCAGGCCACCCTCGCAGAGCGGGAGCGGGTGCTGGGCCCCGACCACCTCCACACACTGCTCTCGCGCAACAACCTGGCGAGCGCCTACGAGTCGGCGGGCGACCTGGACCGGGCGATCCCGCTATACCAGGCCACCCTCGCAGAGCGGGAGCGGGTGCTGGGCCCCGACCACCCCGACACACTGCTCTCGCGCAACAACCTGGCGAGCGCCTACCAGTCGGCGGGCGACCTGGACCGGGCGATCCCGCTACACCAGGCCACCCTCGCAGAGCGGGAGCGGGTGCTGGGCCCCGACCACCCCCACACACTGAGCTCGCGCAACAACCTGGCGGGCGCCTACCAGTCGGCGGGCGACCTGGACCGGGCGATCCCGCTACACGAAGCCACCCTCGCCGACAGCCAGCGGGTGCTCGGCCCCGACCACCCCCACACTCTGAGCTCGCGCAACAACCTGGCCTACGGCTACCAGTCGGCGGGCGACCTGGACCGGGCAATCCCGCTATACGAAGCCACCCTCGCCGACAGCCAGCGGGTGCTCGGCCCCGACCACCCCGACACACTGCTCTCGCGCAACAACCTGGCCTACGGCTACCAGTCGGCGGGCGACCTGGACCGGGCAATCCCGCTGTACGAAGCCACCCTCGCCGACAGCGAGCGGGTGCTCGGCCCCGACCATCCCACAACCCAGATCATCCGCTCGAACCTCGACGGAGCGCGAACGACCTGA
- a CDS encoding toll/interleukin-1 receptor domain-containing protein yields MSYTPAEWRTVEPFTQKASEQAQAHPDRRDLFLCHAWADRESSAKELYGHLKSNGASVWFSEEDLPLGSLMIREIDKGLRNSRVGIVLVTPALLKSIESEGVAEQELAALLSTRRVIPVLHGVSFEDLNNISPLLASHAGLSTKESTLDNVAAKIAAAAAALSAA; encoded by the coding sequence GTGTCGTACACACCTGCCGAATGGCGCACCGTCGAGCCCTTCACCCAGAAGGCCAGCGAGCAGGCTCAGGCGCACCCGGACCGCCGCGACCTCTTCCTCTGCCACGCCTGGGCCGACCGGGAAAGCAGCGCGAAAGAGCTATACGGCCACCTGAAGTCGAACGGCGCCTCGGTGTGGTTCAGCGAAGAAGACCTCCCACTCGGCTCACTGATGATCCGCGAGATCGACAAGGGGCTACGAAACTCCCGCGTCGGGATCGTGTTGGTCACGCCCGCGCTGCTCAAGAGCATCGAGTCCGAGGGCGTGGCCGAGCAGGAGCTCGCAGCACTGCTTTCGACGCGTCGCGTCATCCCTGTCCTGCACGGGGTGAGCTTCGAAGACCTCAACAACATCAGCCCGCTGCTGGCTTCGCACGCTGGACTGAGTACCAAGGAGTCGACCCTGGACAACGTCGCAGCCAAGATCGCCGCCGCAGCGGCTGCGCTCTCCGCCGCGTAG
- a CDS encoding histone deacetylase: protein MSAPSPELVWYASYGSNMYAERFRCYIEGGTPPGAEREYVGCRDRSPARRIAESEFPGGVYFATESPVWHGGRAFFDPAMPGTAAMTAYLVTQGQFADIAAQEMYREPAADLDLSAVLATGRHQVGPGRYETLLHVGDLDGYPVLTFTAPWSVSEVELNPPSAAYLSTLVKGLHETHGWPSAKIARYLSRLPGVRGHWSAQEIADLDPDTRSPR from the coding sequence ATGAGCGCGCCTTCGCCGGAGTTGGTCTGGTATGCCAGCTACGGGTCCAATATGTACGCCGAGCGGTTTCGGTGCTACATCGAAGGCGGCACGCCGCCTGGTGCTGAGCGCGAATATGTCGGCTGCCGTGACCGCAGCCCTGCGCGCCGGATCGCGGAGAGCGAGTTTCCCGGGGGCGTCTACTTCGCGACGGAATCCCCGGTTTGGCACGGCGGCCGGGCGTTCTTCGATCCGGCGATGCCGGGGACCGCGGCGATGACGGCGTACCTGGTCACCCAAGGCCAGTTCGCTGATATCGCGGCTCAGGAGATGTATCGCGAGCCGGCCGCGGACCTCGACCTGAGCGCCGTGCTGGCCACGGGGCGGCACCAGGTCGGGCCGGGCCGCTACGAGACGTTGCTTCACGTTGGTGATCTCGACGGTTACCCGGTCTTGACTTTCACGGCCCCCTGGTCGGTGTCGGAGGTTGAGTTGAATCCGCCGTCGGCCGCCTACCTGAGCACGCTCGTGAAAGGATTGCACGAGACCCACGGCTGGCCCTCGGCGAAGATCGCAAGGTATCTTTCCCGGCTACCCGGTGTGCGGGGCCATTGGTCCGCTCAGGAGATCGCCGATCTGGATCCGGACACCCGGTCACCCCGTTAG
- a CDS encoding P-loop NTPase fold protein, which yields MSNDNAATAWLTDIRVRLLIDNALTRADLRGLDIDEAEVRKRVLAQTPRLTDGLRVELAAHQKANTVADGVSAELDKRLVRLKWGQVAGNALAGAWLLLLLQSMYRIDWPWPHVHFGVFPSWDNSFTAMLFAGFTCAAVIIGNFALRAIKNAIRRRHRNSAVQREVANTGVNLTDRAQTEVEALVREAVNVLDAPDAATGSLLTTAEAPALVDLNTVDTVSSVGLRQVEEFIDRHPTSAIGVAGPRGVGKSTVLRRVSANSVGNEQRKQRVGVYVQSPVYYQAADFVRTLHEEIARSILEDAHERFETPELRIERRIRALRRAITALFFFCGLALSLIAISGSSLPTIPPSGVLGGVLIGVAYIYLFFDLAASRAGRRAGRYASDEVLLAQREIRKLTWNANVSNKEKTVLKLLPGLNSDSEQQVAYAERDRSHPDRVADLRNFLQEFRRISRVPVVVAIDELDKMASAEQAIEAVNGLKDLFHMQSTHFVVSVSEDALAGFALRGVPVRDVFDSSFDDVVRMRPFSAEDSVNLLLGRTVKFPRAASLFCHALSGGLPRDLIRAARRTVDVRRLAGEDMHVEAAFRVVVREDLIEAVEAAGVRAREHGTTDDEVSLFKLKLAVADSSELSLSDLTARPELLTSVARELASFVLTLVTIREFFEQLLQQKYWRQSLKAPETIALIDELAMARAQVGTSQLDCVRRIVEIRKRAQLAPIPDSITHRTAPSLAAYNGRANWRKLVNVSPRWLPRGRERPRADDLGQRTSRGNALSSEADPNSASPRAAAG from the coding sequence ATGAGCAACGACAACGCGGCCACGGCGTGGCTGACCGACATCCGGGTTCGGCTGTTGATCGACAACGCACTTACCAGGGCCGATCTGCGCGGACTCGACATCGACGAAGCCGAGGTGCGCAAACGGGTACTGGCGCAGACGCCCAGGCTTACCGATGGTCTACGGGTTGAACTAGCCGCGCATCAGAAAGCCAACACGGTGGCCGACGGCGTCTCGGCGGAGCTGGACAAGCGCCTCGTTCGCCTGAAATGGGGACAGGTCGCAGGCAACGCCCTGGCGGGCGCCTGGCTGTTGCTGCTGCTGCAGTCGATGTACAGGATCGACTGGCCATGGCCACACGTCCACTTCGGCGTCTTTCCATCGTGGGACAATTCGTTCACCGCAATGTTGTTCGCAGGTTTCACCTGCGCCGCCGTGATCATCGGAAACTTCGCGCTCCGCGCGATCAAGAACGCGATCAGGCGCCGCCACCGCAACTCGGCTGTCCAGCGTGAGGTCGCCAACACCGGTGTGAACCTGACAGACCGGGCGCAGACGGAGGTCGAAGCCCTGGTCCGCGAGGCGGTGAACGTGCTTGACGCCCCGGACGCGGCCACCGGTTCGCTGCTCACCACTGCAGAAGCTCCCGCGCTGGTCGATCTCAACACGGTGGACACCGTCTCCTCGGTGGGGTTGCGCCAAGTCGAGGAGTTCATCGACCGTCACCCGACCTCCGCGATCGGCGTCGCCGGCCCACGCGGGGTAGGCAAGAGCACCGTACTGCGGCGAGTCTCAGCCAACAGCGTCGGCAACGAGCAACGCAAGCAGCGAGTGGGCGTTTACGTCCAGTCACCCGTGTACTACCAGGCCGCCGACTTCGTCCGCACTCTGCACGAGGAGATCGCTAGGTCCATCCTAGAAGACGCTCATGAACGGTTCGAGACGCCGGAATTGCGAATCGAACGCCGAATTAGGGCCCTGCGGAGAGCCATCACCGCACTGTTCTTCTTCTGCGGTCTCGCGCTGTCTTTAATCGCCATCAGCGGATCTTCACTCCCGACCATCCCCCCGTCCGGGGTGCTGGGAGGGGTCCTGATCGGGGTCGCCTATATCTACTTGTTCTTCGATCTGGCCGCTTCACGAGCCGGGCGTCGCGCCGGCCGCTACGCCTCCGACGAGGTGTTGCTGGCCCAGCGCGAGATCCGCAAGCTCACGTGGAACGCCAACGTGAGCAACAAGGAAAAAACCGTGCTCAAACTGCTGCCAGGGCTCAACTCCGACAGCGAACAGCAAGTCGCCTACGCCGAACGCGACCGCAGCCATCCCGATCGCGTCGCCGATCTGCGCAACTTCCTGCAGGAGTTCCGCCGGATCTCCAGGGTGCCCGTGGTGGTCGCGATCGACGAGCTGGACAAGATGGCCTCCGCCGAGCAGGCGATCGAAGCAGTGAACGGACTGAAGGACCTGTTCCACATGCAGAGCACCCATTTCGTCGTGTCGGTGTCGGAAGACGCCCTGGCCGGCTTCGCACTGCGCGGCGTGCCGGTACGGGACGTCTTCGATTCCTCGTTCGACGACGTGGTCCGCATGCGGCCGTTCTCGGCGGAGGACTCGGTGAACCTCCTGCTGGGCCGGACGGTCAAGTTCCCGCGCGCGGCCTCTCTGTTCTGCCACGCGCTCTCCGGTGGGCTGCCGCGTGACCTGATCAGGGCCGCCAGGAGAACCGTGGACGTGCGACGGCTAGCCGGCGAGGACATGCACGTTGAAGCGGCGTTCCGAGTGGTGGTGCGCGAGGACCTTATAGAGGCAGTGGAGGCAGCCGGGGTGAGGGCTCGAGAGCACGGCACGACCGACGACGAGGTCTCCCTGTTCAAGCTGAAGCTGGCCGTCGCCGACTCCTCAGAGCTAAGCCTGTCCGACCTCACGGCGCGGCCGGAACTGCTCACCTCAGTAGCGAGGGAACTGGCATCCTTTGTGCTAACGCTGGTTACCATCCGCGAGTTCTTCGAGCAACTGCTGCAACAGAAGTACTGGCGGCAGTCGCTCAAAGCGCCGGAGACCATCGCGCTGATCGACGAACTCGCGATGGCCAGGGCGCAGGTAGGGACGTCGCAACTTGACTGCGTGCGGCGCATCGTCGAAATACGGAAACGGGCCCAGTTGGCGCCGATTCCGGACTCGATCACGCACCGCACCGCGCCCAGTCTGGCCGCTTACAACGGTCGTGCGAACTGGCGCAAGTTAGTGAACGTCTCACCGAGATGGCTGCCAAGAGGTCGCGAACGACCGCGCGCAGATGACCTTGGCCAGCGAACGTCGCGCGGCAACGCGCTCAGCTCCGAGGCCGACCCGAACTCCGCCTCACCAAGAGCTGCGGCAGGGTAA